A part of Scleropages formosus chromosome 3, fSclFor1.1, whole genome shotgun sequence genomic DNA contains:
- the LOC108929591 gene encoding transmembrane protein 184A isoform X3, whose translation MATQPLIRSRQKTEIINGVPTQVVCTEFSNYIFVVLTQYGKIGTLVLVTPDSRSADIRTPFFTTKVLLGKDEMNSSWMPNATRQMGSEAPWQDTAAELLSHVIPNAMETKNVTIVRSANGSIREDDLFLNTTAAKALSGIFAWSAALITCFQIYMHLRSYTVPNEQRYIIRILFIVPIYACDSWFSLLLISNDQYYVYFDSIRDCYEAFVIYNFLSLSFEYLGGESAIMSEIRGKPIQSSCLYGTCCLAGITYSIGFLRFCKQATLQFCVVKPIMAVITILLQAFGKYHDGDFNVAGGYLYITIIYNFSVSMALYALFLFYFATSDLLRPYEPVLKFLSIKSVIFLSFWQGMVLAILERCGVIPEALVIDGHEVGAGTVAAGWQNFVICIEMFFAAIALRYAFTCSVYQEKDSKAPESGAPMQSISSGLKETMNPGDMVQDAIHNFSPAYQQYTQQSTQEVVQPAQNGKVASVSSSKKNDKVMLITSDDEF comes from the exons ATGGCAACCCAGCCTCTCATTCGCTCCAGACAGAAAACGGAGATCATCAACGGGGTACCAACTCAAGTGGTGTGCACAGAATTCAGCAACTACATATTTGTAGTCCTCACGCAGTACGGCAAAATAGGGACATTAGTATTAGTCACACCTGACTCCAGATCTGCTGACATCAGAACTCCCTTTTTCACCACTAAAGTACTGCTGGGAAAAGATGAG ATGAACAGTTCTTGGATGCCAAATGCAACCCGGCAGATGGGTTCTGAAGCTCCCTGGCAGGACACCGCTGCTGAACTTCTGTCTCATGTGATTCCCAATGCAATGGAAACAAAGAATGTGACCATTGTTCGTTCCGCAAATGGTTCCATCAGGGAGGATGACCTCTTTCTGAACACAACTGCTGCAAAGGCACTGTCAGGGATCTTTGCCTGGTCAGCAGCGCTCATCACGTGCTTCCAG ATTTACATGCACCTGCGTTCCTACACTGTACCCAACGAGCAGCGCTACATCATCCGCATCCTCTTCATTGTTCCCATCTACGCTTGTGACTCTTGGTTCAGCCTGCTTTTAATCAGCAATGACCAGTACTATGTGTACTTCGACTCCATCCGTGACTGCTATGAAG CATTTGTCATTTACAATTTCCTGAGCCTGTCATTCGAGTACCTGGGAGGAGAGAGTGCCATCATGTCTGAAATCCGAGGGAAGCCCATTCA GTCCAGCTGTCTGTATGGAACCTGCTGTTTGGCCGGAATCACCTACTCCATCGGTTTTTTGCGATTCTGTAAACAG gcaACACTGCAGTTCTGTGTTGTAAAACCTATCATGGCAGTCATCACCATCCTTTTACAGGCTTTTGGCAAATACCATGATGGAGATTTTAA TGTGGCTGGCGGCTACCTCTACATCACTATCATCTATAACTTCTCCGTCAGCATGGCCCTCTATGCCCTTTTCCTCTTTTACTTTGCCACGAGTGACCTTCTGCGGCCATATGAACCAGTGCTCAAGTTCCTCTCCATCAAGTCTGTCATCTTCCTGTCTTTCTGGCAAG GCATGGTGCTGGCCATCTTGGAGCGCTGCGGTGTAATTCCTGAGGCCCTGGTCATCGATGGGCATGAAGTCGGTGCAGGCACCGTGGCTGCCGGCTGGCAAAACTTTGTCATCTGCATCGAGATGTTCTTTGCTGCCATTGCGTTGCGTTATGCCTTCACCTGCTCTGTGTACCAGGAGAAAGACAGCAAGGCACCAG AGAGTGGAGCACCCATGCAAAGCATATCCAGCGGGCTGAAGGAGACTATGAACCCAGGAGACATGGTACAGGATGCCATCCACAACTTCTCCCCAGCTTATCAGCAGTACACACAGCAGTCTACACAGGAGGTTGTACAGCCAGCCCAAAATGGCAAGGTGGCCTCAGTTTCCAGCTCCAAGAAAAATGACAAGGTGATGCTGATCACTTCTGATGACGAATTCTAG
- the LOC108929591 gene encoding proteasome assembly chaperone 3 isoform X2, which translates to MATQPLIRSRQKTEIINGVPTQVVCTEFSNYIFVVLTQYGKIGTLVLVTPDSRSADIRTPFFTTKVLLGKDEPLTHVYAKNLVTFVSQEAGNKMVLLGLALKDSGIEGLKLMKDIIKSCQVW; encoded by the exons ATGGCAACCCAGCCTCTCATTCGCTCCAGACAGAAAACGGAGATCATCAACGGGGTACCAACTCAAGTGGTGTGCACAGAATTCAGCAACTACATATTTGTAGTCCTCACGCAGTACGGCAAAATAGGGACATTAGTATTAGTCACACCTGACTCCAGATCTGCTGACATCAGAACTCCCTTTTTCACCACTAAAGTACTGCTGGGAAAAGATGAG CCTTTGACTCACGTATATGCCAAAAATCTGGTGACATTTGTCTCCCAAGAGGCGGGAAATAAGATGGTCCTCTTGGGGCTGGCACTGAAAGACAGTGGCATTGAAGGGCTAAAACTTATGAAAGACATCATTAAAAGCTGCCAAGTGTGGTAA
- the LOC108929591 gene encoding transmembrane protein 184A isoform X1: MNSSWMPNATRQMGSEAPWQDTAAELLSHVIPNAMETKNVTIVRSANGSIREDDLFLNTTAAKALSGIFAWSAALITCFQIYMHLRSYTVPNEQRYIIRILFIVPIYACDSWFSLLLISNDQYYVYFDSIRDCYEAFVIYNFLSLSFEYLGGESAIMSEIRGKPIQSSCLYGTCCLAGITYSIGFLRFCKQATLQFCVVKPIMAVITILLQAFGKYHDGDFNVAGGYLYITIIYNFSVSMALYALFLFYFATSDLLRPYEPVLKFLSIKSVIFLSFWQGMVLAILERCGVIPEALVIDGHEVGAGTVAAGWQNFVICIEMFFAAIALRYAFTCSVYQEKDSKAPESGAPMQSISSGLKETMNPGDMVQDAIHNFSPAYQQYTQQSTQEVVQPAQNGKVASVSSSKKNDKVMLITSDDEF; the protein is encoded by the exons ATGAACAGTTCTTGGATGCCAAATGCAACCCGGCAGATGGGTTCTGAAGCTCCCTGGCAGGACACCGCTGCTGAACTTCTGTCTCATGTGATTCCCAATGCAATGGAAACAAAGAATGTGACCATTGTTCGTTCCGCAAATGGTTCCATCAGGGAGGATGACCTCTTTCTGAACACAACTGCTGCAAAGGCACTGTCAGGGATCTTTGCCTGGTCAGCAGCGCTCATCACGTGCTTCCAG ATTTACATGCACCTGCGTTCCTACACTGTACCCAACGAGCAGCGCTACATCATCCGCATCCTCTTCATTGTTCCCATCTACGCTTGTGACTCTTGGTTCAGCCTGCTTTTAATCAGCAATGACCAGTACTATGTGTACTTCGACTCCATCCGTGACTGCTATGAAG CATTTGTCATTTACAATTTCCTGAGCCTGTCATTCGAGTACCTGGGAGGAGAGAGTGCCATCATGTCTGAAATCCGAGGGAAGCCCATTCA GTCCAGCTGTCTGTATGGAACCTGCTGTTTGGCCGGAATCACCTACTCCATCGGTTTTTTGCGATTCTGTAAACAG gcaACACTGCAGTTCTGTGTTGTAAAACCTATCATGGCAGTCATCACCATCCTTTTACAGGCTTTTGGCAAATACCATGATGGAGATTTTAA TGTGGCTGGCGGCTACCTCTACATCACTATCATCTATAACTTCTCCGTCAGCATGGCCCTCTATGCCCTTTTCCTCTTTTACTTTGCCACGAGTGACCTTCTGCGGCCATATGAACCAGTGCTCAAGTTCCTCTCCATCAAGTCTGTCATCTTCCTGTCTTTCTGGCAAG GCATGGTGCTGGCCATCTTGGAGCGCTGCGGTGTAATTCCTGAGGCCCTGGTCATCGATGGGCATGAAGTCGGTGCAGGCACCGTGGCTGCCGGCTGGCAAAACTTTGTCATCTGCATCGAGATGTTCTTTGCTGCCATTGCGTTGCGTTATGCCTTCACCTGCTCTGTGTACCAGGAGAAAGACAGCAAGGCACCAG AGAGTGGAGCACCCATGCAAAGCATATCCAGCGGGCTGAAGGAGACTATGAACCCAGGAGACATGGTACAGGATGCCATCCACAACTTCTCCCCAGCTTATCAGCAGTACACACAGCAGTCTACACAGGAGGTTGTACAGCCAGCCCAAAATGGCAAGGTGGCCTCAGTTTCCAGCTCCAAGAAAAATGACAAGGTGATGCTGATCACTTCTGATGACGAATTCTAG
- the LOC108929592 gene encoding transcription factor MafK-like: protein MPTNINQSKTLKVKKEVGENVPALSDDELVSMSVRELNQHLRGLTKEDVVRLKQRRRTLKNRGYAASCRIKRVTQKEELERQKAALQREVDKLACENASMKMELEALRSKYEALQCFARTVAHGPPAPGKAGSTSVITIVKTAGQGPGLAHCSAPS, encoded by the exons ATGCCGACTAATATCAATCAAAGCAAAACTTTGAAG GTGAAGAAGGAGGTGGGGGAGAATGTGCCAGCCCTCAGTGATGATGAGCTTGTGTCCATGTCGGTGCGGGAGCTGAACCAGCATCTGCGTGGTCTCACTAAGGAGGATGTGGTGCGGCTGAAGCAGCGGCGACGCACGCTTAAGAACCGAGGCTATGCCGCCAGCTGCCGCATCAAGCGCGTCACAcagaaggaggagctggagcgcCAAAAGGCAGCACTCCAGCGGGAGGTGGACAAACTGGCGTGCGAGAATGCCAGCATGAAGATGGAGCTGGAGGCGCTGCGCTCCAAGTATGAGGCCCTGCAGTGTTTTGCCCGGACAGTTGCGCACGGTCCCCCAGCACCAGGCAAGGCGGGCAGCACCAGTGTCATCACCATTGTCAAGACAGCTGGCCAAGGCCCGGGACTGGCCCACTGCTCTGCCCCTTCCTAG